The stretch of DNA GCTTATAATTTGGATATACCGTCGCATCCGGAACTCTTTGCGAAATACGGCTTAAACCAATCCAACGAGAAGCAAAGTTCTGCGTCAGACGTTTTGCTTTTGGGCTTGCCAGCATTCGCGCAATTTGCGTTTTGAGCTGGGCTTGCTGCTTGATAGTTCCATTTTTTGCTAGATTTAAAAGCTCCGCATCCGGAGTACTGCTCCATAAAAAATAAGACAAGCGCGTTGCAAATTCATAGTTGTTCAATTCAGAAATAGCCCCAGAGCTTGATTCCACCGTGCGATACAAAAAGTGAGGTGAAAAAAGAGCCGCGACCAATGCCGTTTGAATCCCGGCCTCAAAATCCGTTGCACTCACGCCTGAAGTCGTAGGCACCATGGCCAAAAGCTTCGCGCGCTCCGCCGAATCTAAGGGGCGGCGCAAAATCTTCGGAGTCCAGGCATCGATAATATTGGCAGCACATGTTGCCGGTGCTGTTGAAGTCGCGTTGCACGTCATTATAAGAGCTTTGTTTGTCGAAAAAACAGTCTCCACAATTTTCTCTGCAGCATAGAGGTACTGTTCGATCTGGGCGCTCGAAGCATATGCCAGTTGCGCGGCGCTATTGGCGAACATTTCGCCGTCATTGTCTGGTGGGAAGTTATCAGCGACTGATTCTGGAACACCAAAAAGATCTGCGACCGTATTTGTGTACTCTCCTTTATTCATGCGAAAGATGGCCGTGATATCAGCAGCACGAGTTCCTTTGCAGGAATTTGCGGAAGCATTTGGATTATAACCCAACGCATAGGAAATCTTATTGATCTGATCGGCAGAAAGAGTTCTTAAGGCAGACATCTGTGACAACGTCGAAATCGCGGTGCTGATCTGAAACGGCGTTCTTTCTTTTTTGTTAGAGCTATCAATAGCACCATGGCAGGCCGCACAATTTTGTGAATAAAGAATTTTTCCGTCGGCGATTTGTTCGGGTGGAATATTAACTCCGCCTGAATCATTGTTATCGATGATTTCAGACGGCATCGATAGTGGCTTGAAACCTTCCGTACAATTTTGAAACGCGGTTACAACAAGAGTACTTACCAGAATAACGCCGGCCGCCTGTATTGTGCGATTCATGGATTGGTTCCTTATCCGTTATTGATACCTAACTAAAGAATAATATGAATACTCCTTTTTATTCGGATAATATTCTCAGGTTCTCAACAAAGGACGCGGATATATAAAGAAGTTCGACGGTTTATGTTCGGTAGCTCTCTGTGCACCCCCTTTTCCCAGGAAAACGGGGTGCTTTTTGCCTCACCCTGAGACAAGAATTCCCACTCCGAATAAGACATATATCAGTGAGGTGACATAGTGAATCCATTTCATTGGAATACGCGACGTCAGTTTTTCGCCAAAAACCACTGCCAAACCATTAGAGAAAAGCATCCCCAAAGTTGTTCCCATCGTCACCAGCAAAAGGTTGTTGTATTGAGCCGCCAAAGCCACGGTCGCAAGCTGAGTCTTATCACCAATTTCGGCAAAGAAGAAAAGAACGGTCGTTGTCCAGAAGGCCCCCCAGCGCATACTGCCTTCGTTTGATTCATCCTTATCTGGGATTAAAATCCATATGGCAAAAGCAAAGAATGTGAAGGCCAATAACCAAGTCAGGTACTGCATCGGCACAAGCTTAGAAATCCACTCACCCGCCCATGCGGCAAGACCGTGATTTAATAGTGTCGCCACGAAAATACCTGCAATAATGTGCCAAGGTTTTTTGTATTTGGCCGCCAAGACAAGGGCGAGAAGTTGGGTTTTGTCGCCCATTTCAGCGATAGCGACAAGAACAAATGAATTAAGGAGAATCTCCACAAAGGGACCCTTTCGTTTTTTGCCGCGAACTCGAATTTTATTTTTGGAAATAAAAAAACGAGACAACACGGCGTTTGGTTAAACACTCGTGTTAGTCTCGTCAACAGTGGATTCTAAAAAGGCATTTTAGAATCTTGCACTTAAACCGGAGCCTCGTAAGAAACTCAGTATGTCGGCTTAAGCCCATCTATTTTTCTGGGAAGATGGCGACTACTCCCTAACTTGTGCCCTGAAACTAAGGCATCATCGCCACTCCCGTCAATTTTTATTTTATTTTAAATCAAACAAGAGGAACTCGGTCTCCCGGATCCCTTTTATTTTGATTCTAGACTCGTCTTCAATCACCAGACCATCCCCGGAGGATACACGGCGCCCATTCACTTCGATTTCTCCATCCGCTAGCTGCAGCCAAATACCGCGCCCTTCGCGTAAAGTGAATTCCAGTTCGCTTCCTTGTTCCAGAACGGAAGCATAAAGATCCACATCCTGGTTGATCTTTTGACTGCCTTCGCGCCCCGTCTTTGAAGCTAGTAAGCGCAAGCCATTAAGCTTCTCTGCGCGCGTGAAAGACTGTTGCGTGTATCCCGGTTCCGCACCAACGACATCCGGCAAAAGCCAGATTTGGAAAAGCCGCAAATCTTCTTTCGAAGACGGATTGAATTCACTATGACGAATACCCGTTCCGGCATGCATCACTTGAATTTCGCCGGCTTTGATTTGGCCGACATTTCCCAAGCTGTCTTTATGGGCCACTTCACCTTGCAAAACGTAAGTGATGATTTCCATATCGCGATGAGGATGAAGAGGAAAGCCCGAGCTTCTGGCAATCCAATCTTGGTTGATGACTCGCAAATCCCGATAGCCCATAAATTGGGGATCATAGTAATCACTGAATGAAAACGTATGATAGGATTTCAACCATCCGCCAAATTCTGCATAACCTCGTTCATCGGATTTTCGTAAATACATCATAGCTCCCTCCTTTGCCTGGGGGCTTCGGCGGGCAGGCCCTCGCCGTTGCATCTAACTTCTATTAAACCTTTTTAAATAAAGGCTTATAGCTATTAAAGTACGCGACTCCTAAAAAGACATTCAGGATCACCATCAAAAGTGTCACGCCCATTCCTGCTGGCGCTAAAATCGCATGGAATAAAAGAATGTTCACCGTGATCGGTGCGATCAATACTAAAGCCAAAGGTACGGCGATATTGGCCACCAACATCAAGCCCACAATAATTTCCAGCGACTTAATTGTCGGGAACATATAAGGATTCGCCATCAATCCGCCTAAAAACTTCATCGCCTCCTCTGGCACCGGCGGCTGAGGTGGTAAGAAGTTAAAAAAGAAATTCAGACCGAAGATCAACCACAAAAGACCGAATACGATACGCGCTGCTGTTTTTGCTTTATTCATAGAACTACTCCTTCAATTATTTTTAGCGTTCTTTGATGCCCTTATCATACAAAACTAGACGATCTAAAAAAATTATAATTATTTGATTAACATGATCTATTTTTCTGATATAGTTTCCTTATGACGTTGGATCAGATTCAAGTTTTGCAAACCATCATCAAGACCGGCAGTTTCCGTGCGGCCTCTCAAGATCTGCATCGCGCCCAAAGCGCGGTCAGTTACGCCATTCGTTCTTTAGAGGATGAATTGGGTTTTAAACTTTTCAGTCGTGATCAATACCGTCCGCAGCTCACACCACAAGGAAGAGCCTTTATCAAAAAAGCGGATGATCTTATTTGTCAGTACACGGAATTAGAAGAAACGGCCGAGTTTTTAAAACTGGGCCATGAACCCGTTATTAGAATCGCCGTCAGTTCGCTCTGGCCCCTCCCGTTATTGGTAAGAGCGCTGAAGGATTTCAAAAAACTCTATGCTCAAACAGAGATCAAAATCATTCACGATGTGTTGAGCAACGACGAGCAGCTTCTGGAGGATCGCGCGGATATTGCCTTTGGAACGATCTTTAACGACCAGGCGCTGCTCGTCGTTAAAGACCTCTTTGAGGTCAAAATGGTTGCGGTGTGCGCCGCTGGCCATCCACTAACTAAATTTAAAAACAAAGCCCCCGATTCCGAACTAGCGCGCCACCCTCAAGTGATTATGTCTAGCACCGGGGGGTCTAATCGATCTGGGGGAATTATCAACCCCGCCAATGTGATCAGTGTGCAAGAATACCTCACAAAAAAGACGTTTTTGATAGAGGGCTTAGGCTGGGGGCTGATGCCCGAACATTTGGTGGCGGAAGAAATCAAGAAGAAAAGCCTTGTGACACTGACGCAAAAACCCTACTTAGCGATGACGCGCATTGCTCGGCACTCGCAAAGGGAGTTGGGTCCCTGCGGTAAATTCCTTTGGAACTATTTTTCAAATGGACAAAAAGGTAAGCTGAAATAAGATAATTTTAAGAGGTCTCCCGTGAAGCAATACCACGACTTAATCCAGACAGTTTTAGATAACGGCGTAAAAAAAGAAGATCGTACCGGCACCGGCACACTTTCCGTATTCGGTTATCAAATGCGATACAACCTGCAAGAAGGTTTTCCTCTTTTAACAACGAAGAAGCTTCACACTAGATCTATCTTTCATGAGCTTTTGTGGTTCCTTAAAGGCGAAACCAACATCAAATATCTTCACGATAACAAAGTGACGATTTGGGATGAATGGGCGGATGAAAATGGCAATCTCGGCCCCGTTTACGGTAAACAATGGCGTTCGTGGGAAACCGCGGACGGTCGCACGATTGATCAAATCAGCAACGTCGTCGCGCAAATTAAAAAAAATCCTGATTCTCGACGCCTTTTGGTGGTGGCATTTAATCCTGGCGATGTTGATAAAATGGCTCTGCCTCCTTGCCACGCGTTTTTCCAATTCTATGTGGCGCAAGGAAAACTTTCTTGCCAGCTTTATCAACGAAGTGCGGATATCTTTTTAGGCGTTCCGTTTAATATCGCAAGTTACGCTTTACTGACCCACATGATCGCGCAAGTTTGCAATCTTGAGGTCGGTGATTTTGTTCATACCTTGGGTGATGCGCACTTATATTTAAATCATTTAGAACAAGCGCAGCTGCAAATGTCGCGCGAGTTCCGCCCATTGCCACAATTGAAGTTAAACCCGAACGTTAAAGATCTTTTTGCCTTCACTTACGAAGACATTGAAATTTTAAACTATGATCCGCACCCTGCGATCAAGGCTCCGGTGGCCGTATGATTTTAACCCATGTGGTGGCTTGTTCCGAAAATCACGTGATTGGAACTCAAGGCGGGCTGCCTTGGGACTTACCGGAAGATATGAAATTCTTCCGCGATACCACCAAGGGTCATATCATGATTATGGGGCGTAAAACTTTTGATTCTTTCAACGGCCGCGCCCTGCCCCACCGTTATCACATCGTGATCACTCGCGATCCAAGTAAGCACAGCTTCCCATCGAAAGAATCTTCACCCGTGGTCTTCGTAGCGTCCATTGAAGAAGCTGTAGAACATGCTAAGCCCCTGACCGCCAAATGGGGCGATGAGGTTTTTATCATTGGCGGTGGTGAAATCTATAAACAAGCGATGCCCATCACGGATAAGATCTATCTGACGTTGATCCACCGCGAATTTCCTGGTGATACTTATTACCCGCAAATTGATCAAAAGATTTTCACCCAGACAGCTCGACGTGACGTCCAGGAACCGATTCCTTTTTCCTTTTTAACATTCGAAAAAAAGCGTCAATAAAGCAGCCGTCTTATTTTGAGACGAATGAAGTTTGGACTCTACGAACGCGACTTTTCTTCCGAGAATATATTTAGGAGCCGCGGGATGAACACTACCACAGCAAAACGATATCCAACTAAAGAAGTCGCTCACCTAGAAGTTTATGGCCACATTGGCACCTTGGTCGCCAATGTTCGTAACCTATCTACCAGCGGTGCTTTCCTTGAAGTCGTTTCCCAAGGCGACTATGTCCCACAAAAAGGGGATCTTTTAAGCATGACCATCAAACTTTCAACCTTGCAACGCGAACACAATGTTTCGGCCGAGGTTGTTTGGAGCAAAGATCTTGGCCTGGGTATTTGTTTTATCAATAAAGGCGAAGTTCTTGAAAGAATGATGGCCAAAAGTTCCGGGTTCTAATAAACTCCTGTTCTGTGATTCAAACACAGGTCGATCTTAGTCATTTAAACACTCTGCAATTGCGTTCGATCGCCGAGCACTATGCCGAAGTTCGCTCGGCGGAAGATGTATTATCATTATTGAATGATTCAGAAACCAAAAGCATGAGCTGGCATCTATTGGGTGGCGGTAGCAATCTGGTTTTGCCTTCGGTGGTCTCAGGCCTCACCGTTAAGATCGGCAATCATGGCCGAAGCCTCGTGGATGAAGACAAAGATTTTTGGTTTGTAAAAGCCCAAGCCGGTGAAGTTTGGGATGACTTTGTTCAATTCACTTTGCAACACGGCTATTGGGGATTAGAAAACCTGTCGTTGATTCCCGGAACTGTCGGCGCTGCCCCTATTCAAAATATTGGCGCTTACGGCGTTGAAGTGAAAGATTACTTATGGGAAGTGACGTGCCTTGATTTAAGAACTGGCAAAAGCAAAGTTTTTACCAATGCCGAATGCCGTTTTTCTTACCGCGATAGTTTTTTCAAGCAAGAAGGCGCCGGCAGATACCTAGTTTGGGATGTGACGTTCCGTTTGCCCAAAAAAAATCAGCTGCATCTTGAATATGGCGATATAAAAAAAGAAGTGGAACGTCGTGGTTTAGCGGCAAATCCAAAGACGATTTCTGAAGCCGTCATCGCCATTCGCCAAAGCAAACTGCCCGATCCTAAAGTGATTGGCAATGCGGGTAGCTTTTTTAAAAACCCGATTGTTTCAGCAGAAACTCGCGAAAAACTTTTACAAACACATCCTGATCTTGTCAGTTTTCCCTATGGAAATGGTGAATTTAAACTTGCCGCTGGCTGGTTGATTGATCGTGCCGGCTGGAAAGGCAAAAAGCTAGGCCCCGTGGGCATGTATGAAAAACAAGCGCTGGTTCTAGTAAATCATGGCGGCGCAAATTCAGAGGATGTCTGGAGCTTAGCTGATCAGGTTGTTCGAGATGTGGAAACGAAGTTCGGTGTCACAATAGAACCAGAACCGATTCGATGGTAATCCTCTGCCTAGACTTTAGCCCTAAACTTTTTTCCCCTCGGACTTAAGCCTGTACGCCCTGCTTGAAGTTTGAGCACAATAATTCCACTTCCTTGAGGGGGGAATTATGAATATTCGTTATGCGTTGCCCGCTCTGTGCGTGGCACTTTTGGCGTTCACGCCGGTAGACAAAAAAGATGACACTCAATATTGGATGAAGGTTCGT from Bdellovibrio bacteriovorus encodes:
- a CDS encoding DUF1592 domain-containing protein, with product MNRTIQAAGVILVSTLVVTAFQNCTEGFKPLSMPSEIIDNNDSGGVNIPPEQIADGKILYSQNCAACHGAIDSSNKKERTPFQISTAISTLSQMSALRTLSADQINKISYALGYNPNASANSCKGTRAADITAIFRMNKGEYTNTVADLFGVPESVADNFPPDNDGEMFANSAAQLAYASSAQIEQYLYAAEKIVETVFSTNKALIMTCNATSTAPATCAANIIDAWTPKILRRPLDSAERAKLLAMVPTTSGVSATDFEAGIQTALVAALFSPHFLYRTVESSSGAISELNNYEFATRLSYFLWSSTPDAELLNLAKNGTIKQQAQLKTQIARMLASPKAKRLTQNFASRWIGLSRISQRVPDATVYPNYKPSLRTAFEAETRTFFENMFSQNRSLTEIISADYTYVNEELSKHYGIGGVVGTQFQKVSIANTPRRGLASHGSVLMMTSHTDDSSVIQRGKWIMQNLMCDPPPPPPPNVGDSSSLHDMTLTKRQQLEVHRNNASCFSCHARMEPLGFGLENFDAIGAWRTSFNGKPVDNAGALPDGSPFNNPEMLVAYLQSTKAFDQCISKYLMTYAMARKLDDDDDCNVKDIAKSSVSEDKGVADTIEAIVRSDLFTKVKGK
- a CDS encoding TMEM165/GDT1 family protein, with the translated sequence MEILLNSFVLVAIAEMGDKTQLLALVLAAKYKKPWHIIAGIFVATLLNHGLAAWAGEWISKLVPMQYLTWLLAFTFFAFAIWILIPDKDESNEGSMRWGAFWTTTVLFFFAEIGDKTQLATVALAAQYNNLLLVTMGTTLGMLFSNGLAVVFGEKLTSRIPMKWIHYVTSLIYVLFGVGILVSG
- a CDS encoding pirin family protein, encoding MMYLRKSDERGYAEFGGWLKSYHTFSFSDYYDPQFMGYRDLRVINQDWIARSSGFPLHPHRDMEIITYVLQGEVAHKDSLGNVGQIKAGEIQVMHAGTGIRHSEFNPSSKEDLRLFQIWLLPDVVGAEPGYTQQSFTRAEKLNGLRLLASKTGREGSQKINQDVDLYASVLEQGSELEFTLREGRGIWLQLADGEIEVNGRRVSSGDGLVIEDESRIKIKGIRETEFLLFDLK
- a CDS encoding LysR family transcriptional regulator, coding for MTLDQIQVLQTIIKTGSFRAASQDLHRAQSAVSYAIRSLEDELGFKLFSRDQYRPQLTPQGRAFIKKADDLICQYTELEETAEFLKLGHEPVIRIAVSSLWPLPLLVRALKDFKKLYAQTEIKIIHDVLSNDEQLLEDRADIAFGTIFNDQALLVVKDLFEVKMVAVCAAGHPLTKFKNKAPDSELARHPQVIMSSTGGSNRSGGIINPANVISVQEYLTKKTFLIEGLGWGLMPEHLVAEEIKKKSLVTLTQKPYLAMTRIARHSQRELGPCGKFLWNYFSNGQKGKLK
- a CDS encoding thymidylate synthase, with protein sequence MKQYHDLIQTVLDNGVKKEDRTGTGTLSVFGYQMRYNLQEGFPLLTTKKLHTRSIFHELLWFLKGETNIKYLHDNKVTIWDEWADENGNLGPVYGKQWRSWETADGRTIDQISNVVAQIKKNPDSRRLLVVAFNPGDVDKMALPPCHAFFQFYVAQGKLSCQLYQRSADIFLGVPFNIASYALLTHMIAQVCNLEVGDFVHTLGDAHLYLNHLEQAQLQMSREFRPLPQLKLNPNVKDLFAFTYEDIEILNYDPHPAIKAPVAV
- a CDS encoding dihydrofolate reductase, encoding MILTHVVACSENHVIGTQGGLPWDLPEDMKFFRDTTKGHIMIMGRKTFDSFNGRALPHRYHIVITRDPSKHSFPSKESSPVVFVASIEEAVEHAKPLTAKWGDEVFIIGGGEIYKQAMPITDKIYLTLIHREFPGDTYYPQIDQKIFTQTARRDVQEPIPFSFLTFEKKRQ
- a CDS encoding PilZ domain-containing protein, translating into MNTTTAKRYPTKEVAHLEVYGHIGTLVANVRNLSTSGAFLEVVSQGDYVPQKGDLLSMTIKLSTLQREHNVSAEVVWSKDLGLGICFINKGEVLERMMAKSSGF
- the murB gene encoding UDP-N-acetylmuramate dehydrogenase: MIQTQVDLSHLNTLQLRSIAEHYAEVRSAEDVLSLLNDSETKSMSWHLLGGGSNLVLPSVVSGLTVKIGNHGRSLVDEDKDFWFVKAQAGEVWDDFVQFTLQHGYWGLENLSLIPGTVGAAPIQNIGAYGVEVKDYLWEVTCLDLRTGKSKVFTNAECRFSYRDSFFKQEGAGRYLVWDVTFRLPKKNQLHLEYGDIKKEVERRGLAANPKTISEAVIAIRQSKLPDPKVIGNAGSFFKNPIVSAETREKLLQTHPDLVSFPYGNGEFKLAAGWLIDRAGWKGKKLGPVGMYEKQALVLVNHGGANSEDVWSLADQVVRDVETKFGVTIEPEPIRW